Genomic window (Lynx canadensis isolate LIC74 chromosome A1, mLynCan4.pri.v2, whole genome shotgun sequence):
tgggatcatgagctgagccgaaatcaagagtcggaccctcaaccgacggagccacccaggtgctccccccttGGTGGATTTTATACTTGGTATGAATAAGTCTAGTTTGGATGTTTCCTGGGAGTGCAGATGGCCCATTACTTGAAACACTAAGGATGCTGAAGAGGAGGTTCTGGCCAccctttcctgccccctcccctcacccaatTATCTGCTGAGAATTAACACCCGACGTCGGGAGGGTGCCTAAAAACAAGCGCACCAAACCAAACCCGATCCATCAACATCCTCTATATCCCCACGgagcttatttttaagaaatacagtCAAATTTTATCATAAtcttacttcaaaataaaaatgaatgataaacaaATCTACCGCAATGACTCCAGCCTGAAAAATATCTAGTCATAGAgctgcaaaatttttttttcctcctaactgGTAAGTCCTTCCTCCCAGACACTGGTTGTAAATCTCTTTATAAACTGTGCCTTAAACCGTGATTTTATAAACTTTGAAGTGTCATCATACAGGCAAACTGTTATTATGATTACTAATGCAACAATTATAACTATAGAAATATTGTATTAGAGCTTTAGgtcatcatttctattttcatttggttGCTTCTTCTAATTGagtatcatttattttgattccATGTTAATTCCTATAGCTGACTACTGTGCCGTGTAATTTTTCTTATAACAGACTCATACATAGATTTAGTTCAAAATATCCGAAGTTTTTATGGCCGTTGTGGATCCTCCgacttgcctttatttttttaattttcaaacaatgtttaatgtttacttacttttgagagagagagagacagagagagcatacgcgggggaaggggcagagagagagggagacacggaatctgaagcagactccaggctcgggctgtcagcacagagcccgatgcgggactcaaacccatcaaccgtgggatcatgacctgagccgaagccagacgcttaaccgactgagccacccaggcgtgccctcCAACTTGCCTTTAAAGACAAACAGTAATATTCATATATCTTAATTTATCCACCGGTAAAATGGAAATAGCGATAACTTATCTTTTCCCTTGTCTTCCTCCTTTTCAAGTGGTCTTACACAGTAGGAAGCTACtgtaaagctttttttaaaaaatacagccgATCAATCCCTTTTCCCTAGCTCAGTTCTCGAGGTGCTTCTCCGGGTCAAGTATTGAACCTGGTCTATGTTTTCTGAATAAAAGACAAGCAGCGGGAGCTTGATAGTCTGGGAGTCTGAGACGCCTCCTCTCTCCCTTGACCGAggcaacagaaaggaaagaagcaacCTGGCTCCCATAGGCAGTTCTTAAGTGAagcgactcttggttttgtttgtctttcttctttgtatACTTTCCGAAGTGTTTTCACAGACATTCATCCTCATTATAGCACCATGAGATACACAGGCATTTCTGATTCCGTTTTTACAGCCTAGTGACTCTAAGGTCCCATGCTCATTTAGTAGTAGAATGGAGGCCAGAGGCTGGAGCCCAGAACTCGATACTCCCCGGGAGTTTCTGTATTAAGCACCttttccagcctcagtttcctcccacTGAGGCTCTAGAGGTCTTGGCTTTCACGGAGCTTGTAGTAGAGTGGCTAACCTATGTTGTGTCTAGCTAGAGTCTTGGCACATAGCTGGTGTTCCATCAATGGTATCATTATAAGAATGATGTGAAAGTCATATTATTGGAGGGAGTCTGGAAGAGACTTGGCAGGGGACACTGGCTTTGGATGTCAAGTTGGCAGCACACCCCGAGGTCAACATTACCTTGTGCGTTTCTCATCTTCTGTACTCTGGTTGTCTTCCCCGCCCATCCCTCCTGGCTCCAGGTGGCTGCTCTGAGGACAATCTGGTAATTTCATGCAAGAGTAAAATATTCTTTCCCGTAATTACACAGAATTTAGCATCTTGGGTGAAAAAGTTTAGAgattccttcttctctctgcaaAACATGACTGTGAGCGCAGAAATAAAGTTGCTCGTTGGTAGTttattccctctcctttccctttctttcttcttgcagATAAATCAGCCTGTCCAAGGTGCAGTAGCCACCATGACCTCAGTAGACTGatgatggaagaaaaggaaactgggaGATCCTGTGCTCTAGCTTCCCTGGACGATGGATGGAGGACAGCCCGTCCCTTCACCCCTAGTGCCCCTTGAGAACGCATCATCAGATTCTAGCATGTCTCTGGAACAGAAGACCacatttgtttttgtgattttgttgttcattttcttggGCATCCTCATTGTCAGGTGCTTCCGGATTCTTCTGGACCCGTATCGGAGCATGCCAACCTCGACTTGGGCTGATGGACTtgaagggctggagaaggggcAGTTTGACCATGCCCTTGCTTAGCAGAGGGGGTGCTCCAGAGGAGGTGAAGTGCATCATGATTTGGCAAGGATTTCTCTGTAGCCAATATTCTAAACACACCAAGTTTCAACAACACCCGGTCGTAGGTCCACAATCCCTCCTTTATTAACCATGCCGTTGGGTTACAAAACATTTGAGGATATGGGGGATGAAGGTTTCTAACACTTGCCAAAAATAGGAAGGTTTGAATTTCTTTGTTTAATCAACGAATGAATACTTCTGAATACGTGTGGTGGTGAAAGCAAGAGCACCAGCACTGACATAAACTTTGCCATAAAATGAAGCACTCTCCCCCCTCAACCAGAGAATAAAGAACGTAATGGCTCTGAAATGAATCTGGTCACGGGGCCACAAAGAGACTTCTTTGCTCTGAAGGTGTCTCTCAGTTTGCTTTACCATCGTGGGAATCGGGTCCCTGGCAGAGAGTAAGGAAGACTGTGCTCAGTGGACCGAAGGAGGTCCCCATTCTCTCCTACAAAGCAGGCAGCTTTGGGGAGCAAACAGCGCAAACAGTTCAGTGCAAACAGTTCCATCCTAGAAAAGATGAGTGAGGATGagctcattttatttctcaaatacaaCTGAAATCAAAGACTTGCGGAGGTTTGAAAACGCTTCACCAGGCCAAGTACACTCTAGGTATCTGTATTAATAACCTGTGTGGAGGGGTCGATACATAATGcgaatttactttttttcaccCACATGACTGAAATTCTGGGTTGCAAAGGCAGCTACGAGTCGTGTTTGCAAGCAAAAAGTTAGTTGTCTAGAAGAGAAGACTTTCACAGTCTTAAGAGGAATGTGTGTTTATGACTGAATAGGGAAGCCAAATAAAACTTTGCAAGAAACGATAGCATCTCCTCTCCTATTTCACCAAGACGAATGCACTGGTGGCCACGTGTGAGACGGAATGCGGAGGACAGATAGTGTCCCGAGAGACAGAAAAAGCTGCAAGGTCATCGAGTTCAACCCTCTCGCATTTCAGAAAGGGCTCCCACAGATCGTCCTGCCTGCGTACAACCTGTACTAAGCACTATTTAAGACCCCCaaaaagagagatgagaaaaCCTCTTATTCCAACTTCTATTGTAGGAAAACCTTGTACCTAAATGAAACTCCTGAAGCTGTATTTATAATCTATGTCTTCTAATTTTCTCCTCAGCTAgccatcctatttttttttattaaaaaaaaagagttaaaaaggcCAACCATGCCTGAAAAGGcagcccttaaaaaaaaactgctttattgtctcccccccccctttttttaacattctttggGGGACCTGCTGTGCagatttcccccctccccatgttgcctttgacttaaaaaatatttgttaattaatgttttaaaaataattcctacacccaacgtggggcttgaactcacaatccaatatcaagagtcagctTTTCCAaatgagctagccaggcacccctcctgaattaaaaaaataaattaaaaaaataacagctttattgaaatataattcacaggCCATAAAATTTACACTTTTAAAGCGTACAATTCAGAGGCTTTTAGATCCTTCCCAGAGTTGTGTGACCATTACCACTGTCTAACTCTGGAATTCTACACCCACTAGCAGTGACTTCCCATCCCCTTCCACCCAGCCCGTGGCAATCTTGAAtccactttctatctctatgggTTTGccaattctggacattttatacaaatggaattataGAATATGTGGCCTTTGGTGtgtggcttctctcacttagcatgtGTTCAAGGCAGGTTCATGTTGTAGCGTTCCTTTgcatggccaaataatattccattgtttggctaTACCTTGTTTTGCCGGTCCGTCCGCTGTCATGGTTATCCATTGGCTAGTCTGGagaatgctgctgtgaacaaCTGTAAAAAGTCTTTGTATGTTTTCAAGCCCATGTTTTCAGGTCTCTTGAGTATATTCCTAGGAATGGATTTGCTGGGTCAAATGCTAACTCTATGTTTGACTTTTTGAAGAATCTGAGACTGTTTCCCAGAGGGGCTACATCATtgtacatccccaccagcaactTTTGATTCTTAACTCTCTCCAACTACTTAAATTTCGTCTTTAGCTGTAGATTTTATAACTGAACACACCACTTCAAGAATGAGTCCGATTCAAAAGAGAGAACCACCTTGTGATACCTACATGCTGGTAGTTTACTGACGCCTCCAAAGATCCTTTGCTGTTAGATCTAAAGTAGAACGCTGATGCCAATCTGTAGTCATCCCAAGCTCTACTATGTCAcctgaatattttttgttttatgaatgcATATTTCTTTAACCCACTAAttataatgttgttttttttaattcaaatgtaCCCATGTCACATATGTCCCTAGTCGATTTTTTCTATCTTAATGGGAGTCTATTTAAACCCGTTCAAGtagcaggacacctgggtggcttagtcagttgagcatttgacttcgtcccaggtcgtgatctcgtggttcgtgggtttgagcccggcatcagactctgcgctgacagttcagagcctggagcctgctttggattttgtgtctccctctctctctctctgcctctcccctgcttacgctctgtctctctctctgtctctctgtcaacaataaataaatattaaaaaaaaaacacactccttcaagtatttatttaagcGCCTGCTTTGAGCCTGGCATTTCTAGcactggagaaacaggaaaagtaCAGGGCAATTTCTTGCTCTTGAGTACCTGTCAGTCTTGGTGGAAACCTAAGAATTGAAAGAAGGCATGTGTCTGAATTCTCATTCAAATGACTGCTATGGACCTATGGTTCCCACACTATCAAGTTCATCtgggactttaaaaaatatatatgccccCCACACGAATTGTTCTTATAAAAGTTGTACATGATCAtgataaaaaaatgtgtaaacatCATGgagaaatataaagtaaatattcatAGTCAAAATTCTGCCTCCTTAGGTTACTCTTACCTCCAGtttttccgggggggggggggaacttgTTGAAAATGTAGATGACTACAGCCTTCCCTCCCTAAAGTTTGATTCTATAGAACTGGTTCAGCGAACAAATacttcaagaaacagaacatgggACAGATGGATGTGGGTCAAGATAATGAGGGAAATATCCTAGTGGGACTCAAGTGTGATGGTCCATGTTTCAGTGTTGCCTGTAAAGCTTTACGCAATGGGAGTGATtgtgatgaaataaattatatcttGACCTAACAGGATGGAGATGTTTTGGGCATATGCgaagcaggagaggagggaaaacaACAGAGTAAAGGAAGAGAGGGGCTGGTGTGGAGCTTGCAGCCAGGAGGGCAGACTGGCTGGGGAAGGTGGAAGGTGGTTGGGGGGTTGCCGGAACTTGTGTAGAAAGGATAAAGGTGGACCGGAACAGCAGGGCGTCCTTAAAAGCAAAATGCAGTGTGGGAGTCAGTGCAGATTggtgagaaagaaaatgacatgaaGAGTGGCTGTCATTTTGAGTTTCCGCACCCTTCCTCAGGGCAGCATCAGAATGGGCTTCTATAATGGGAACAGACCGAAATAGCCACCTGGCCTCTGCGGCTCTGAGCCCGGGATTGCCAGTAAGTGCCACGGGGCCTCCGGAAGcctgcttttcttcccttcttcccttcattGCTCACTCCACTTTTGTTTCCCCTTCTCAGATTACTGTTCCTTGTTCATCGTGCCCTCACTGggtctcccctgctcctcccctctcttgGTGAGAGCAAGAGTATCCTAGCAAGTGATCACAAGCTTCGGGCTATTCGGAGTAAATCGATCCCTTCCGTGAGAAGTGCTAACTCTCTGTTTTAATTACTCACAGCTCCTTGGGGTGAACAGTGTATTCTCGAAAGGTCACATAAGCCCTCTCTTTCCCAGCTTTCTGGCTTCTGGAGTCACAGTGCAGCATTTTGCCTACCTTACAAGATATTTATAACAAGTGCAGCTGCCCTCTACCTTGTATATCCGCATCCCAGGATGAACACAttactttcccaaggtcactctAGAGGAGAGCTACGTCTGGATTCAGAAAGATGTGGCAAACTCATTGTCAGTCTAAGCTCTGCCTGGTTAATGCCCCCAGGAGACTCCAAGTTCTAGATCAAAAGTGCTCCCTCCAAGAGaccttttttaaatatcttaagcACTGAGTAAAGTAAGTCTAACATGGGGTGTGAAGCAGATTAACTTGACTCCTGCTGTTAAAGTAATGAACATTCCAATCCAGATCATTCTTTCACTATTTTTAAGGGTTAAAGCTGAAACAAAATAAGCAACAGTTTTAGGAGGCAGAAGTTGGAACAGATGCTTATGTATGtaggaaaaaatatgcatttaagttcctTTTTTATTGGCTTCATTGCACAGTGTTTTATTGAAAACCTGAAGCTTTCATATTGTAAATGTATTGGTGAATTTGGTGAGATGTGAAATTTTATTTGTCCACCATAagtcattaaaagaaaaggatAGTTAAGCTGTCAACTTTCAAACCTGACATGTAAAACATATTGAGacacaattattttcaaagatattttagtCCCCAAACCCTGAATAAATTCTGAGATCTGATTTGTGATATTTGAAGTGTGTGTCTTGTGAGACAAATTATGCACAGGAGTGGGAGGGGGAGGCTCAATTGTTGAGGAATCTCAAAGTTGTAGAGTAGAGCCCTTATCTCCAAAGTGCTCAAATCAGTAAATGTGTAGCTGTTATCTGGGATCAAACTAATCCATGCCGGAAAAAGTCATTTGCTTGCTGTGAGGTATAAAAGAAGGACACTGTAAACTCTgtatctcttgtttttttgttttttgatgtttattcatttttgagagacagagacagagtgcaagcgggggaggggcagagagagagggagacacagaatctgaagcaggctccagactcggagctgccagcccagaacccgacgtggggctcgaactcacaaaccgcaagatcatgacctgagctgaagtcagaagcccaactgaatgaaccacccaggcgtccctgtatcTCTTGTTTCTTAAAAGactcaaaaaattatttccagacaGAAGTCTATCTCTTCAGAAGCGAGGCCTCCCCAGCCTACAATGTGCTCTGGCCTGAGGAGCCAGGGTCCAACACTTCAGTCAGTCTGTGGCCTTTTCCAAGGTCAGTTTTTTAGAATAGCATTCCAGGCTGATTTAGCAAAGAATGGAAATTTTGTTTCCAGTTTCCTACCATAAACCACACCCAGGTCTTGTCACAAAGCAACACAGGACCCTACTCTACCCCTCCATTCCATGGCCTTTCCCCATATCCTGACTGATGTTACTATGCTTTAGGGTAGGAGAGATTCTCTTTAAACCATCTTTCAAAGGTGATTTCTgccctcatttttttcccaagccCTATTACCATCCCTGAGAGCTCCAAATTTATGCCAGCTTTTAAGAAAATGGCTCTTCCTGGATTCTTTGGAGTCTGAAAAGCTGGAAAGAAACACGGCTGCTGTCTATTTCAACACCTCACTTTCCacataaagaaagagagaagcaaacaggTCGAATCACATACTCCGTCATCTCTACCCGCTGGCTACAGCTGTATATCACCTCACATAAGTGGTGTGAGAAGGAATTCAAACAGAATGGGCAGGTGATAAATccacaaagaaaaaacacatccATTTGCTAACTGTCATGATGGTGATTCTTAAATAATctcactctccttttctctcccccctttttctctctagaGGCGGGAaacaaatgtttcatttctttacaacaaacaaacaaacaaacaaacaccctatggataatgtattttcttttgaagtatTCCCAGACTTCACTTTAAGTGTCTGGACAACCAGAAGCATCTAGGTAGATTATAAAGGATTCCTTAGAAaagattctgtttctcaaaacaagGATAATCAATCTAGGGCAAAGCTTCAGAGattctttatttccaaatagACTTTTGAGCTGTTTTTCTTAGCCGAAGGAGCAGACGAGGGAGATTACAACATGATGTTCATAAAGGCTTTGGATACAGCCCTATCTCTGGCTTATCAAAGAGATGTCTGGATCCTCTTGGGGCCCAGATTGAGCTTTAGAagatatacaatgaagtatttcAAGTTTGAAAGTAccctttatcctttttttgtcATGCATTTTTTCCTAGTtacttcacttctttctttccctctgttttctgATAAATGGAGTGTCAGAAGAAGCTTAATGTAACATTAAATTCAACACTTCTCTGGTATATGAATATTAATAGTCCTTCACAGTCACTACAAATGGCCGCCTGGCTTCTTCCTGACCACATCTAACTTCTTGAGAAGTCCTTTGCATTTTTGGCTTGCCTtgcttcttgtttcttgtgttttttataaaaatatttccctatCCACCATAAATGTGGCTTTTGGTAACTGTCACCAATTGGACATGGTTTTTTCCTTGGAAGTGACAGATTTCTAGAAgtgtcatgtttctttttaacatgacAAAATGTTATTGTTGAAAACAGTGGACGAATCGCTTCTCTTTGTGCCCATCTTTCCAGCAGAGGCACTGAtagctttttgttct
Coding sequences:
- the CTXN3 gene encoding cortexin-3, encoding MDGGQPVPSPLVPLENASSDSSMSLEQKTTFVFVILLFIFLGILIVRCFRILLDPYRSMPTSTWADGLEGLEKGQFDHALA